The Candidatus Nanosynbacter lyticus genome window below encodes:
- a CDS encoding undecaprenyl-diphosphate phosphatase, translating to MAWWQAIILGIIEGVTEFLPVSSTGHLTIVEKLMGMRIDDPSLTAFTAVIQIGAILAAIIYFWGDIWRVLSAWWRGLWWKRARRQFDYVYGWAIIIGSVPIAVIGLLFKDQVETVLRSLWFVAVALIGWSLVMWWADRRSEKASHRSEQQTTWRDTLAIGVGQCLALIPGISRSGATISVGLLRGFDRVTVTKLSFFLGIPALVAAGLLEMLTASKHIAGGVGWTATGLATIVSFVVGYLAISWLLKFVARNDFSLFIWYRVGLGVLIIALLMSGAIGAV from the coding sequence GTGGCGTGGTGGCAGGCGATTATCCTCGGCATCATTGAAGGCGTAACGGAGTTTCTGCCAGTTTCTTCGACGGGGCACTTGACGATTGTCGAGAAGTTGATGGGGATGAGAATTGATGATCCGAGCCTGACGGCGTTCACGGCAGTAATTCAGATCGGCGCGATCTTGGCAGCGATCATCTATTTCTGGGGCGATATTTGGCGGGTGCTAAGCGCCTGGTGGCGTGGGCTGTGGTGGAAGCGGGCGCGGCGACAGTTTGATTATGTGTATGGCTGGGCGATTATTATCGGTTCGGTGCCGATCGCAGTGATTGGACTACTGTTTAAGGATCAGGTCGAGACGGTGCTGCGTAGTTTGTGGTTTGTGGCGGTGGCGTTGATCGGCTGGAGCCTGGTGATGTGGTGGGCCGATAGGCGTTCAGAGAAAGCCAGTCACCGCAGCGAGCAGCAAACGACGTGGCGAGATACGCTGGCGATTGGTGTGGGGCAGTGCCTGGCCTTGATACCGGGTATCAGTCGGTCGGGAGCAACGATCTCGGTGGGGCTGCTGCGGGGATTTGACCGAGTGACGGTGACGAAGTTGAGCTTTTTCCTCGGTATCCCGGCGCTGGTGGCAGCGGGGCTGCTGGAGATGCTGACCGCCTCAAAGCACATTGCCGGCGGTGTCGGCTGGACAGCGACGGGACTTGCGACAATTGTATCGTTTGTGGTTGGCTACCTTGCGATATCGTGGCTGCTCAAGTTTGTGGCGCGGAATGACTTCTCGCTATTTATTTGGTATCGAGTCGGGCTGGGCGTGCTGATCATTGCTTTGCTGATGAGTGGCGCGATCGGTGCGGTTTAG
- a CDS encoding collagen-like domain-containing protein produces MNERSDKTYASRKLVICLFIVTILIILLLWWWPWGGGNRFYKGVRPDQISLRQSNGKVQWQFMDGDWQDIVSLSELRGDKGEKGDKGDKGDTGEAGAAGKDGKNGVSTGQRGANGRDGANGKNGATGPKGDTGAQGPAGPRGQKGDKGEKGDANGVVGPAGPQGPKGDTGPQGQKGDKGDKGDTGAKGDKGDAGAKGDKGEKGDAGQQGAKGDTGATGAQGQKGDAGNDGREIELQKTALYIQWRYRGDATWNNLIALSDLKGPKGDKGDTGPQGPAGPQGAAGSQGATGAQGSQGPAGPQGPKGDTGPAGPQGPAGPQGQKGEKGEKGNDGPQGPAGPQGAKGDTGPVGPVGPAGPQGLKGAKGDTGATGAQGQKGDKGDTGPVGPQGLPGPQGIPGVKGDKGPIGPQGAKGDTGPAGPQGPQGAKGEKGEPGAKGDTGPAGPQGAKGDAGAPGAKGPKGDAGPQGQKGDKGEAGANATVNVTNSTQPCSTGLTVTGSGTPNIGLTFTGSNIPAGGSIGQVLMKKSAADCDVAWRSLPQETMFAGSIGVGNGNITAVNVNADTYTAIPMTTITTNTGGGTWDPVNHTYTIPSDGVYFIRSSIRTVDNSPMRNIYQIVNDVNGDRPEGTWSSNQAGIRRSTLPYSRMMRATAGTKLKLIVVSDLQSVQLSDASLTITKLSN; encoded by the coding sequence ATGAACGAGCGCTCAGATAAAACATATGCGAGTCGTAAACTGGTAATATGTTTATTTATCGTCACGATACTGATTATTCTACTGCTGTGGTGGTGGCCGTGGGGCGGCGGTAATCGCTTTTACAAGGGGGTTCGTCCAGATCAGATTAGCCTACGCCAAAGCAATGGCAAGGTACAGTGGCAGTTTATGGATGGCGACTGGCAGGATATTGTCTCTCTTTCTGAGTTGCGAGGTGATAAGGGTGAGAAAGGCGACAAGGGTGACAAAGGTGACACTGGTGAGGCCGGAGCTGCTGGTAAAGACGGTAAAAACGGCGTAAGTACAGGACAGCGTGGAGCTAACGGTCGGGATGGAGCGAATGGTAAAAACGGTGCGACCGGGCCAAAGGGCGATACCGGTGCTCAGGGTCCAGCTGGTCCACGGGGCCAAAAAGGCGACAAGGGCGAGAAGGGCGATGCCAATGGTGTCGTCGGTCCGGCTGGCCCACAGGGTCCCAAAGGTGATACTGGCCCACAGGGTCAAAAAGGTGATAAGGGCGACAAAGGTGATACTGGCGCCAAGGGAGATAAAGGAGACGCCGGCGCTAAGGGTGACAAGGGCGAGAAGGGCGATGCCGGCCAACAGGGTGCTAAAGGTGATACCGGAGCGACGGGCGCACAAGGCCAAAAGGGTGATGCTGGTAACGATGGGCGAGAGATTGAGTTACAGAAAACCGCGTTGTATATCCAGTGGCGCTACAGGGGTGATGCTACTTGGAACAACCTCATTGCATTATCTGACTTGAAGGGTCCGAAGGGCGATAAGGGTGATACCGGTCCACAAGGTCCCGCTGGCCCGCAAGGTGCAGCAGGGTCTCAAGGTGCAACCGGTGCACAAGGTTCTCAGGGGCCTGCTGGTCCACAAGGCCCGAAGGGCGACACTGGCCCTGCTGGCCCACAGGGCCCAGCTGGTCCCCAAGGCCAAAAGGGTGAGAAGGGTGAAAAAGGTAATGATGGTCCACAAGGTCCTGCAGGTCCTCAGGGAGCTAAAGGTGATACCGGTCCGGTAGGTCCAGTCGGTCCCGCTGGCCCGCAAGGACTCAAAGGCGCTAAAGGCGATACTGGAGCGACAGGTGCTCAAGGTCAAAAAGGTGACAAAGGTGACACTGGCCCAGTAGGTCCTCAGGGCCTGCCCGGCCCCCAGGGTATACCAGGTGTTAAGGGGGATAAAGGTCCTATCGGCCCACAGGGCGCTAAAGGTGACACTGGCCCAGCGGGGCCACAGGGTCCACAGGGCGCTAAGGGTGAGAAAGGCGAGCCAGGAGCCAAGGGCGACACCGGCCCTGCCGGCCCGCAAGGAGCTAAGGGAGATGCCGGTGCACCTGGAGCTAAAGGCCCGAAGGGCGACGCTGGTCCCCAAGGACAAAAGGGTGATAAGGGCGAAGCTGGTGCAAATGCAACAGTTAATGTGACGAATAGTACTCAGCCATGTTCGACTGGCCTTACTGTCACGGGCAGTGGTACGCCGAATATTGGACTGACATTTACCGGATCAAACATTCCGGCCGGTGGGTCAATTGGTCAGGTGCTGATGAAAAAGTCGGCGGCAGATTGTGATGTTGCGTGGAGGAGCTTGCCGCAGGAAACAATGTTTGCCGGTTCCATCGGCGTCGGTAATGGTAACATCACGGCGGTGAATGTTAATGCTGACACTTATACAGCCATTCCGATGACAACGATCACCACGAATACCGGCGGCGGTACCTGGGATCCGGTGAATCACACGTATACCATTCCAAGCGACGGTGTATATTTCATCCGTTCCAGTATTCGTACCGTTGACAACTCACCTATGCGTAACATTTACCAAATTGTTAATGACGTGAATGGTGATCGCCCAGAGGGCACGTGGTCGTCTAATCAAGCCGGCATTCGCCGTTCGACGCTGCCGTATTCACGGATGATGCGGGCGACAGCTGGTACCAAGCTAAAGTTGATCGTCGTATCAGACCTCCAGAGTGTGCAACTCAGCGATGCAAGCCTGACAATTACCAAGCTTTCGAACTAG
- a CDS encoding ABC transporter ATP-binding protein translates to MIEVKHITKTYGGKKNAFVALDDVNIEIADGASVAILGKSGSGKSTLMHAISGLDKPERGEVLIDGEDILCLKTWAIDRFRAEKIGFIFQSFFVEGDETCYDNVSLSLETAGVPRARRKRRIESALKAVDLTDKTRVRAKHLSGGQKQRLAIARAIAGEPAILFADEPTGNLDSVTSAMIEDLLFEYQKQHGATLIIVTHDEDLAKRCERIVRIKDGRVESDSAIEDAIRIAQGKTVASRAHRHAATVTIAAAAPLPEPKKPRRQTKQLRTTKAIKKEAKK, encoded by the coding sequence ATGATAGAGGTCAAACATATTACCAAGACGTACGGCGGCAAGAAAAATGCTTTCGTGGCGTTAGATGATGTTAATATCGAGATCGCGGATGGGGCGAGTGTGGCGATTTTAGGAAAATCTGGTTCGGGCAAGTCGACGCTGATGCACGCCATCTCGGGATTGGATAAGCCTGAGCGGGGCGAAGTGTTGATTGATGGCGAGGATATTTTGTGCCTCAAGACGTGGGCAATAGATAGATTTCGCGCCGAGAAGATAGGCTTTATCTTTCAGAGTTTTTTCGTCGAAGGTGATGAAACGTGTTATGACAATGTCAGTTTGTCGCTGGAAACTGCTGGCGTCCCTCGTGCTCGGCGCAAGCGGCGCATCGAGTCGGCATTAAAAGCGGTTGATTTGACTGATAAGACCAGGGTGCGTGCTAAACATCTCTCTGGTGGGCAAAAGCAGCGCCTGGCGATCGCCCGGGCTATTGCCGGTGAACCAGCGATCTTGTTCGCCGATGAGCCGACCGGCAATCTTGACTCGGTAACGTCGGCGATGATTGAAGATCTGTTATTTGAGTATCAAAAACAGCACGGCGCAACCTTGATTATCGTGACGCATGATGAAGATTTGGCGAAACGATGTGAGCGGATTGTTCGTATCAAAGATGGTCGAGTTGAATCTGATTCGGCGATTGAAGACGCAATTCGGATCGCTCAAGGTAAAACGGTGGCCTCGAGGGCTCATCGTCATGCCGCCACGGTGACAATTGCTGCCGCAGCTCCTCTACCTGAGCCAAAGAAGCCTCGTCGCCAGACGAAACAGTTAAGAACCACGAAAGCTATCAAGAAGGAGGCGAAGAAATGA
- a CDS encoding ABC transporter permease, with product MKTLDIVRRAGRNLRRAKMRTLLTSIAIAVGGFAITASLMAGEGARQYIDRIISSNINPQGLMIGKASEAFTGRSNKPLKEYKPDTGTHRGAEVELLTLDDIAKLKARSDLKDVTPLYQLNPKYLTFSTKSDKKYTGEVAMRDSGIRVETVAGKAMSKGTQLGDNEVIIPESYLEELGISADKIIGSKLTLTVEQAPQKVSEEDIAKAYRQRGEAGVRELTSSKLKHKELTIVAVSKKSPEQATNTPNTYVSPETAKELTEFATLGTPQYQKYITASATVADGKKPEDVKKALKDELNLSVVTSKDIQELLFTFVNLLQWIVFGFGVLALVVSIFGIVNTQYISVLERTQQIGLMKALGASRRDIARLFRYEAAWVGFLGGALGVLGAWGIGELCNPMISKALNLGEHSLLIFVPISGLVIVVGLMLVAIIAGFLPSRKAAKLDPIEALRTE from the coding sequence ATGAAAACGCTAGATATCGTGCGTCGGGCTGGGCGGAATCTGCGGCGAGCTAAGATGCGCACCTTGCTCACTAGTATCGCCATCGCGGTGGGTGGCTTTGCGATTACCGCCAGTTTGATGGCTGGCGAGGGTGCGCGGCAATATATTGACAGGATCATCAGCAGTAATATTAATCCTCAAGGATTGATGATTGGCAAGGCGAGTGAGGCGTTTACCGGTCGCAGCAATAAGCCACTTAAGGAGTATAAGCCGGACACTGGTACACATCGTGGCGCAGAAGTTGAGCTATTGACTCTTGATGATATAGCCAAACTGAAGGCGCGCAGTGACTTGAAAGATGTGACGCCGCTATATCAATTGAACCCAAAATACCTGACGTTTAGTACCAAGTCTGATAAAAAGTACACGGGCGAGGTAGCGATGCGCGATAGCGGTATTCGTGTTGAGACAGTAGCGGGCAAGGCGATGTCTAAGGGTACTCAGTTGGGGGATAATGAAGTGATAATACCAGAGTCCTACCTTGAGGAATTGGGAATCTCTGCGGACAAGATCATCGGTAGCAAGTTGACGCTCACCGTTGAGCAAGCGCCGCAGAAAGTCAGTGAAGAGGACATTGCCAAGGCGTATCGGCAGCGCGGCGAGGCTGGCGTGCGTGAACTAACAAGTAGTAAGTTGAAGCACAAAGAGCTGACCATTGTAGCGGTATCAAAGAAATCGCCGGAGCAAGCGACGAATACACCAAATACCTATGTCAGCCCAGAGACTGCCAAGGAGCTGACTGAATTTGCAACGCTCGGTACGCCGCAGTACCAAAAGTATATTACCGCTTCAGCAACGGTGGCTGATGGTAAAAAGCCCGAAGACGTCAAGAAAGCTCTTAAAGATGAATTGAACCTGTCAGTGGTAACTTCGAAAGATATCCAGGAGCTGCTCTTTACGTTCGTAAACTTGCTGCAGTGGATTGTGTTTGGGTTTGGTGTGTTGGCCTTGGTGGTGAGTATATTTGGCATCGTCAATACTCAATACATTTCGGTGTTGGAGCGAACGCAACAGATTGGACTAATGAAGGCGCTTGGTGCTAGTCGGCGTGATATTGCCAGGCTGTTCCGTTACGAAGCAGCATGGGTTGGCTTCCTGGGTGGTGCACTCGGAGTGCTCGGCGCGTGGGGAATTGGTGAGTTGTGTAACCCAATGATCTCTAAGGCGCTTAATTTGGGGGAACATTCACTCCTGATATTTGTACCAATTAGCGGTCTCGTCATTGTCGTCGGGTTGATGTTAGTAGCAATTATTGCGGGATTCTTGCCGAGCCGCAAAGCGGCGAAGCTTGACCCAATTGAGGCGCTGCGTACGGAATGA